GCTTATTTCTTCAGACAAGGCGGTTAATCCGACGAGCATTATGGGAACAACCAAACGGATTGCTGAGATGTACATTCAAGGCTTGGATAAGCATAGTAAAACAAAATTTGTAGCGGTGAGATTCGGTAATGTTCTTGGAAGCAGAGGCAGCGTTATCCCTCGCTTTAAGCAGCAAATTGCTGCTGGTGGGCCTGTAACGGTTACTCATCCGGAGATGGTTCGTTATTTTATGACCATTCCCGAAGCGGTGCAATTGGTTATACAGGCGGGTGCGTTCGCTCAGGGTGGAGAAGTATTTATTCTCGATATGGGTAGTCCCGTCAAAATTTACGATTTGGCTGTCGATCTTATCCGTTTATCAGGCTTCGAGCCTGGTGTAGGAATGGACATCACCTTTAGCGGTATTCGTGAAGGGGAGAAGCTATACGAGGAATTGCTGACCAAGGAAGAAGGTCTAACCTCCACAAGGCATAATCGGATTTATGTGGGCAAGCCTTCTCAGATTAATCGGGCAGAGCTAGAATTTGAAATCCGTTTATTAGAGCGAGTATTAGGCAAAGACCCAGAAGAAATACGAAATACGCTAAGACAGCTCGTTCCGACCTACCGTAATGTCTCTTAACCAAGTTAACCTATTTGATAAAGGGGAGAAATAATGAAATGAAAGCCGCGAATGTGACGGTTCCGACCCCATCTTCGCATACCGTGACCCGCATATTGGCGCGAAAGGGCGGCACATCGTTCCTGATCAATGTTACGGGTATGATTATCGCTTTTCTGCTGCAGGTCATCTTGGCTCGTGAGCTTGGTGTCGACGGATATGGTCATTATTCCTTTGTTATGACTGTACTAACATTCCTGGTCTTTCCGGCGAAGCTTGGCTTCGATACAACGATCGTTAGATATGTATCTGCTTACCGCTCGCAGCAGGAATGGGGAGCCGTAAAGGGCTTGCTTCGATACTCGAACCAATGGTCCTTGGGTTTATCGCTAGCCGTTGTTCTCATTGGCTTTGGCATACTTTGGGCCAATAAGGGGAGTATGGATTCTGATTTATTCAACACCTTTACGATTGGGCTGCTTTTCGTTCCCTTTCTGGCTCTAGCGACGCTTAGGCAAAGTGCTTTACAGGCATTGAATGAGGTGCTCTTCGCTCAGATGCCTGAGAAAATCATACGTCCTATCCTGCTAATTGGTTGTCTGTACACAGCAGTATATGTATGGAGTGCTCCTTCTAAGGCTCCTATGGCGATGCTTCTATTCGGAGTTTCACTGGGCATTACCTATGCACTTGGCGCTTGGGTGCTCCGCAAGAAGACGAGCTCTCATCTGCGGAATCAAGAAGCTAAATTTCATTCCCAAGCGTGGATGAAGACATCATTGTCGCTCATGATGAACGCTGGCATCTATCTGATCCTCGGACAGATGGGAGTACTCATGATGGGGATGCTGCATGGCACTGATGAATCGGGCATTTTCTCCGCAGCGGTTCGCATTGCAGCATTAGTTACCTTCGCCATGACGGCGATTAACATGACGGCAGCGCCGCTAATGTCGGCAGCTTACGCACAGAAGGACATGAAACGGCTACAGAAAATATGCACGACCTCGGGTATAGCTTCACTTGCTTTTGCGGGAGGTGTGTTCCTTTTCCTCTTACTGTTCGGCAAGAAGGTAATGGCGGTATTCGGAGCAGAGTTCGAGGTTGGTTATGTACCGCTCCTTATTATGGCGGCGGGGCAGTTTGTTAGCGCATTGTGTGGACAGACCGGCATGGTTATGACCATGACAGGTCATGAAAGCATACTGACCAAAGCATTGGTTGTATCCGCGCTGTTGAATGTGGCATTGAATGCCATTCTTATTCCGTCCTACGGGATGGAGGGAGCAGCGGTGGCGACGTTCGTGGCGGGCTCTTTCTGGCCTATCGCGATGGTATTCGTCGTCCGTAGCAAGCTGAAGATTGATACAAGCGTACTTCAAGCCTTGGTAAATCGTAAGCGAGGGTGATAATGATGAACCGTAAAATTAAAGTACTTCACATGGTCGGTAAAATGCATCCAGGAGGTATCGAATCTCTGTTAATGAACGTGTACCGTCATATCGATCGGTCGCGTTATGAATTTCATTTCGGGGTGCAGACGGAGGAGAAGGCGTTCTACGACGATGAAATTGCGGCTCTTGGCGGAACTATCGTGAGGCATCCCCATCCTAACAAAGGCTTGTGGAATTTCCGCCGAGCATTAGCATCCAATTTGCAAAATCATGGACCTTATGATGCGGTACACAGTCATATTTTCGGATTTAGCGGGTACGTGCTTAAGATAGCCAAGGAGATGGGTGTACCGGTAAGAATCAGTCACAGCCACAATACGAATGATAGCAAGCGCGGCACATGGATTCGCACCCTGTACCGAGCACACATGCGCAGGTTGATTCGATCTAATGCGACAGGAATGCTTGGCTGCTCCAATGCGGCATGTGAATCGCTCTTCGGAACGAAATGCTGGGGAGATCGGAGGGTAACGGTATTTCCAAATGCCATTGATCTATCCGAATATGCCACATTACCTGTAAGCAGAATGAAGGCAAGAGAGGGACTAGGCCTGCCGCGGAACAGGTTCATCGTCGGACATATTGGGAGATTCAGCCGACAGAAAAATCATGCCTTCCTACTCGAACGATTCGAGGCATTCCTCTATGTTCGACCTGATGCGCATCTTTTACTTATTGGTGATGGCCCGCTGCGAGCAGAGATGGAAGCAAAAGCTATCGAACTGGGATTGGAGGATTATGTATCGTTCCTAGGCGTTCGCAAGGACGTTCCCGAGCTAATGGCAGCAATGGATTTATTTCTCCTTCCCTCACTTTACGAAGGGTTAGGAATCGTACTCATTGAAGCACAAGCCGCAGGCGTTCCTTGCCTAGTATCTGATCGAGTGCCGAAAGAGGCAGATTTGGGAATTGGATTGGTAGAACGACTTTCTCTGGATAAGGCGGGGGACTGGGCGGGACAGATGCTTAAGCTGGGCGCTCCAGAGAGTTCACCAACCTGGGATACCCGTTATCAGGCTATTCGGGATAAAGGATATGACATCGGACAAAGCGTTCTCCAATTGGAGCGGATGTATGGAGGTTAAGCGGGATGTTCGCCGTCGTCTGCTCATTATTATCTACACGGTGCTGATCTTCGCTGCTTCCGGCTTACTCTTTCAATGGGATACGGAAACAGGAATTATTTTATTCTTTGCGATGCTCATTCCACTTGTCGGATTGATGCGCTGGCCGAACTCTCCTAAGCTGCTGTTCATTGGTTTCGTGGTCATGGTGATCGGCAAGCTGGTTTATGTGCAGACGCTTAATCCGCTTAGAGGACCTGACGAAAAGCATTATTACGAGCAAGTGGTAGCTTTCGCGGATCTCGGCTCCTTCTTCAATTTTGCATGGGAGCACATCGTTACGAACTGGTCTAATGCGTCTGCCTATCCAGTCTACGGAATGCTCTACATGCCATTCTTCAAGGGAATGCAGATTGATCATCCGTTGACTATTGTCGTATTTAATACTTTGATCTTTCTAGTCGTGGTGCAACAAACCTATCAATTATGTCGAGATCATTTTAACTATCCATTGCCTGAGCTTACTGATAATAAATTTCGTTCGTGGATCATATTCGGACTACTCATTAGCCCGTCGTTCATGTTCATGTCGTCTCTATTCGCCAAAGATGTCACCTGCGCCTTGTTAGGAATGTATGGAGCTCTGCTGCTCATCCGAAAAAAGTATATATGGTTCATTATTGTGCTGCTATATGCGACGGGCCTCCGGGACTATGCCTTTGTTTATACAGTCGGGATTTACCTTCTCTATAAGGGTCACTTAAAAACAGCCTTTACTTTCACAGTCGGGGCTGCGGGAATCGTATTCTTATTCACCGGGTTTTCGGGAGTAATCAATGCGGGATTGCTTACGCTATTTCTCTTCCTTAGTCCCAACCCCTTTAATCCGGCCAATTGGGACCCTGTAATGATGTATCGAACCGCAGAGGCACTGTTCATGTCCTTATCTATTGCAGGTGCAGTAATGGTGTATATCAATGCGCCGGAAACTCGTAAGTTTTACAAAATTGTTCTGTTTGTCCTATTCACGTATGCCTGCACTCTCATCTTGGTCGGTTACGTCACGATTGTCACGCGAGAGCTGGATTACGGTGTGGGCACAATTGGAGACAACATGGTACGCAAGAAGCTACCGATATTACCACTGCTGTACGTATTCAGCGCTTATACAATGGTTTGGCTAGGCAAGCTGACAAGACCGAAGCGGGTTCATAAGGAGGTGCTTTCATGCGAGGAAGGGATAAGTTCCGGAGAGCTAAAGCCATACTCAGCATCATTACGTTCACCTTAAAAATAGTTCCGAGACCGCTTCTTCGGTGGCTATGGGTATTAAGCGATGGGCTTCCGGATGTGGTTGGAGTGTCGGTGCGTTATTGTCTGCTGAGAAGACAGGCTCTGCGCTGCGGAGATAACGTGCTTGTCGGGAGAGGGGTTGAAATCCGTTATCCAGAAAGGCTCGTTATCGGGAGCAATGTCAGCATTCACAAGCAATGCTACTTGGATGCTTTCGGAGGGATTGAAATTGAAAACGATGTTTCAATTGCTCATCAGACCTCATTAATATCATTCGAGCACACATGGAATGACGAAGCACTTCCCATTCGTGACAATCCGATTGTTACCGGCAAGATCCATATACGAAACGATGTGTGGATTGGCTGTGGCTGCCGGATTTTATCGGGGGTAGAGGTGTCAGGAAGATCAGTTGTTGCGGCAGGCTCGGTCGTCACACGATCGGTGTCAGCAGGCACGGTAGTTGGCGGAATACCAGCGAAGCTTATTAAAACAATTAAAGGAGGTGGAGGGTATGAACGTTCTGTGGGCTCATGATCATACGTTCTATTACAACGAGTCCGGCAAATTTTATTCCGGTGGAAAGCTCCCTTATAAAGTATGGCAGCGATATTTATCCGTATTCGACACTATGACAGTCGTCGGAAGAGGACGCAAGCTGCCGGCTGACGCCGATCCCGCTGGCAAAACCTTATCAAGCGGACCGAATGTTGATTTTCTCGTCATGCCTTCCCTGAGCAATCCCATCAATAAGCTGACTAAGAAAGGCTATGTTGACCGGATGCTGACGGATGCCATTTTACAGTCAGATGCAGTCATAGCAAGAATGCCTAGTGAGCTTGGTTCGGAGGTCATCCGAATTGCCCGGCGATATGGCAAGCCCTTTGCTGTTGAAGTAGTCGCCTGCGCTTGGGACGGGCTATGGAATTACGGCAACCTGCAAGGCAAGCTATATGCTCCATTTGCTTTTCATAAGACAAAATCTCTAGTGGCGAAGGCGCCATTCGCGATGTACGTAACGGACTCCTTCTTGCAGCAAAGATATCCTTGTCCTAACGGTCAAGTCGGAGTGTGCTCGAATGTTGAGATTACGGAATCCGGAGAGGAAGTGCTGGAACGTAGGCTTAAGAGAATTCATTCCTTGGATCAGCGAGAGAAGCTAGTCTTCGGTCTAATTGGTTCTCTTAATGGAAGCACCAAAGGAATTGATGTCGCAATGAAAGCATTAGCTCGGGTAAAAGGGAAAATTCCACCCTTCGAGTTCCGCATTTTAGGTGACGGCTCACAAGAGAGATGGATGAAGCTAGCTAAGGAATTGTCGCTAACCGATAGCGTCCGATTTGACGGAGTATTACCAAGCGGAAACGCGGTGCTGGACTGGCTGGACGAGGTTGATCTCTATATTCAGCCTAGCTTCCAAGAAGGCTTGCCCCGCGCAACGATTGAAGCGATGAGCCGAGGCTGTCCCGCAATTGGGTCAACAGCAGGAGGAATACCGGAATTGCTGGAGAAGGCGTGCCTTCACAAGCCAGGCAATGATCGGTTACTCGCACAACAGATGGCCGCTTACGCCAATAATCGCAAATGGATGATCAGGCAGGCCGAAAGGAATTTCGCCCGCTCCGCTGATTATTCGAAAATCAAGCTAGACGATAGAAGAGAACGGTTCTGGCAATCGTTCCGTGAATATTCTGAAGGATTTGTCGAAGCACGTACTAACGAGCTGGAGAGTGAAGGGAGAGGAATGGCATGACAATCCTAATAACGGGAGCCGCCGGCTTTATCGGCTACCATCTTGCCCATCGATTGTTATTGGAAGGTCGGCGTGTCATAGGCGTTGATAACATGAATGATTATTATGACGTGAAGCTTAAGGAGGATCGTCTTGCCAGAATACAAGATCATCCGAACTTCAGTTTTTACCGGCTCGATATTTGCGATATGGCTGCATTGGAAGAAGCGATAGCTGGGGAGAAAATAGAAGCCGTTATTAATTTGGCTGCACAGGCTGGAGTTCGATATAGTCTGGAAAATCCACGTGCTTATATCGATTCGAATTTAGTAGGTTTCGGCAATATTCTCGAGCTTTGCAGACACAATAGTGTCCCACATCTCATCTACGCTTCTTCAAGCTCAGTGTATGGCATGAACGCATCTATGCCTTTCTCAGTTCACGATAATGTAGATCACCCTGTGAGCCTCTATGCCGCAACGAAAAAAGCGAACGAGCTCATGGCTCATTCTTACAGTCATCTGTATGGCATACCGACGACGGGACTACGGTTTTTCACAGTATATGGACCTTGGGGTCGCCCAGATATGGCCTATTATTCTTTCACCAAGAATATTAGGGAAGGTCGACCGATTCCCGTCTTTAACGAGGGGAAGATGCGCAGGGATTTCACATACATTAACGACATTGTTGAAGGCATCGTTCGCATTATCCCTCTTGCTCCGGAGAGCAATCCAGATTGGGATAGAGAGCAAGCAGATCCAGGGAGCAGCAGCGCACCCTATCGGGTTTACAATATCGGCAACCACCAGCCAGTTCCGCTTATGACGATGATTCGGACCATTGAGCAGGCTGTTGGTAAACCAGCAGAAATCGAGTATAAGCCTATGCAGCCGGGAGATGTGACGGCAACCTACGCGGACATCGACGAATTGCGGCGCGATACCGGCTTCTATCCATCAACTCCTATTGAGGAAGGCTTGCGTCGGTTTGTTGACTGGTACAAAGAATATGAAGATGAGAGGGCGTTGGTCGCACAAGGTTCAGCCACTTAATTTACTAAGCTAAAGGAGGGAAATAATGAAGAAAATCGCCCACGTCTGTACGTCGGCAACGAGTCACAAAATACTAGTCGATAAGCTAGAGCTACTAAGAAATAACGGTTATGACGTGCATCTTATTTCCTCCAGTGAAGGGTATATCGATGAGGTCGTGGCGGGAACGAATCTCAAGCTTCATATTAT
This portion of the Cohnella abietis genome encodes:
- a CDS encoding NAD-dependent epimerase; amino-acid sequence: MTILITGAAGFIGYHLAHRLLLEGRRVIGVDNMNDYYDVKLKEDRLARIQDHPNFSFYRLDICDMAALEEAIAGEKIEAVINLAAQAGVRYSLENPRAYIDSNLVGFGNILELCRHNSVPHLIYASSSSVYGMNASMPFSVHDNVDHPVSLYAATKKANELMAHSYSHLYGIPTTGLRFFTVYGPWGRPDMAYYSFTKNIREGRPIPVFNEGKMRRDFTYINDIVEGIVRIIPLAPESNPDWDREQADPGSSSAPYRVYNIGNHQPVPLMTMIRTIEQAVGKPAEIEYKPMQPGDVTATYADIDELRRDTGFYPSTPIEEGLRRFVDWYKEYEDERALVAQGSAT
- a CDS encoding glycosyltransferase, which encodes MNVLWAHDHTFYYNESGKFYSGGKLPYKVWQRYLSVFDTMTVVGRGRKLPADADPAGKTLSSGPNVDFLVMPSLSNPINKLTKKGYVDRMLTDAILQSDAVIARMPSELGSEVIRIARRYGKPFAVEVVACAWDGLWNYGNLQGKLYAPFAFHKTKSLVAKAPFAMYVTDSFLQQRYPCPNGQVGVCSNVEITESGEEVLERRLKRIHSLDQREKLVFGLIGSLNGSTKGIDVAMKALARVKGKIPPFEFRILGDGSQERWMKLAKELSLTDSVRFDGVLPSGNAVLDWLDEVDLYIQPSFQEGLPRATIEAMSRGCPAIGSTAGGIPELLEKACLHKPGNDRLLAQQMAAYANNRKWMIRQAERNFARSADYSKIKLDDRRERFWQSFREYSEGFVEARTNELESEGRGMA
- a CDS encoding acyltransferase, giving the protein MRGRDKFRRAKAILSIITFTLKIVPRPLLRWLWVLSDGLPDVVGVSVRYCLLRRQALRCGDNVLVGRGVEIRYPERLVIGSNVSIHKQCYLDAFGGIEIENDVSIAHQTSLISFEHTWNDEALPIRDNPIVTGKIHIRNDVWIGCGCRILSGVEVSGRSVVAAGSVVTRSVSAGTVVGGIPAKLIKTIKGGGGYERSVGS
- a CDS encoding flippase, producing the protein MKAANVTVPTPSSHTVTRILARKGGTSFLINVTGMIIAFLLQVILARELGVDGYGHYSFVMTVLTFLVFPAKLGFDTTIVRYVSAYRSQQEWGAVKGLLRYSNQWSLGLSLAVVLIGFGILWANKGSMDSDLFNTFTIGLLFVPFLALATLRQSALQALNEVLFAQMPEKIIRPILLIGCLYTAVYVWSAPSKAPMAMLLFGVSLGITYALGAWVLRKKTSSHLRNQEAKFHSQAWMKTSLSLMMNAGIYLILGQMGVLMMGMLHGTDESGIFSAAVRIAALVTFAMTAINMTAAPLMSAAYAQKDMKRLQKICTTSGIASLAFAGGVFLFLLLFGKKVMAVFGAEFEVGYVPLLIMAAGQFVSALCGQTGMVMTMTGHESILTKALVVSALLNVALNAILIPSYGMEGAAVATFVAGSFWPIAMVFVVRSKLKIDTSVLQALVNRKRG
- a CDS encoding glycosyltransferase family 1 protein, with product MMNRKIKVLHMVGKMHPGGIESLLMNVYRHIDRSRYEFHFGVQTEEKAFYDDEIAALGGTIVRHPHPNKGLWNFRRALASNLQNHGPYDAVHSHIFGFSGYVLKIAKEMGVPVRISHSHNTNDSKRGTWIRTLYRAHMRRLIRSNATGMLGCSNAACESLFGTKCWGDRRVTVFPNAIDLSEYATLPVSRMKAREGLGLPRNRFIVGHIGRFSRQKNHAFLLERFEAFLYVRPDAHLLLIGDGPLRAEMEAKAIELGLEDYVSFLGVRKDVPELMAAMDLFLLPSLYEGLGIVLIEAQAAGVPCLVSDRVPKEADLGIGLVERLSLDKAGDWAGQMLKLGAPESSPTWDTRYQAIRDKGYDIGQSVLQLERMYGG